In Halobacteriovorax marinus SJ, the following proteins share a genomic window:
- the rsgA gene encoding ribosome small subunit-dependent GTPase A, with protein MRARIYKSDKRQFECKLEESGEVVKANALGNLLKKGETLVVGDWVQLEKIEETDEFQITSLEERESEIFRIIVREQRKKVTAANCDLLIILTSVSKPKYKRGFIDRFLARASQWGIRPIVVFNKMDEFKEEFDIKFEEERLKSLGAKCFEISALQPDYQPRYLERGYSELKEEISNRTSIFLGQSGVGKSATINTLSEGKYQLKTNTIARVGKGSHTTTWSEIIDLDGFCTIDSPGIRSFSLEDVDPEELLSLFPDLEEIASHCKFSNCEHLENSKGCVFWSKYTPDSPEGELVHSRLDSFQRIYEEVSALEFWQKKY; from the coding sequence TTGAGAGCTAGAATTTATAAATCAGATAAACGTCAATTTGAATGCAAACTAGAAGAGTCCGGGGAGGTTGTTAAGGCAAACGCTCTTGGGAACCTTTTAAAGAAAGGTGAGACTCTAGTTGTTGGAGATTGGGTTCAATTAGAAAAGATTGAAGAGACTGATGAGTTTCAAATCACTTCCCTTGAAGAAAGGGAGAGTGAGATCTTTAGAATCATTGTCAGGGAGCAGAGAAAGAAAGTTACTGCTGCCAATTGTGATTTATTAATTATCCTAACTTCAGTGTCTAAGCCTAAGTACAAGAGAGGCTTTATTGATCGATTCCTAGCGCGCGCTAGTCAGTGGGGGATTAGACCAATAGTCGTCTTTAATAAGATGGACGAATTTAAAGAAGAGTTTGATATTAAATTTGAAGAGGAGAGGCTAAAGAGCCTTGGCGCAAAGTGCTTTGAAATTTCAGCTCTACAACCAGATTATCAGCCACGCTATTTAGAGCGAGGTTATAGCGAATTAAAAGAAGAAATCTCCAATAGAACCTCTATCTTCTTAGGTCAATCAGGAGTAGGAAAGAGCGCAACAATCAATACTCTCTCAGAGGGAAAGTATCAGCTTAAGACTAATACTATCGCTAGAGTTGGAAAGGGTTCTCACACGACTACATGGTCTGAGATTATCGACCTGGATGGTTTTTGCACCATTGATTCTCCGGGAATCAGATCCTTTTCTCTTGAAGATGTTGACCCTGAGGAGCTACTGAGTCTCTTTCCCGACTTAGAGGAGATCGCTTCTCATTGTAAGTTCTCAAATTGTGAGCACTTGGAAAACTCGAAGGGCTGTGTTTTTTGGTCTAAATATACTCCAGATTCGCCTGAAGGGGAGCTCGTTCATAGCCGTCTCGATTCCTTTCAGAGAATTTATGAAGAGGTTTCGGCCCTTGAATTTTGGCAGAAAAAGTACTGA
- a CDS encoding Rossmann-fold NAD(P)-binding domain-containing protein, with protein sequence MKIAILGSGPLGLEAALHFDQLGAHVSLFSRGELGGMAKRVNAFASESSLEECWGEITSKHGRESLGLNIELSDIPSNEEYFEKYFRPLVEKGSQSIIVKPGNVERVHKRFLSLNEEVPGKSRLHDLFRVVYSTDPEHSILNQVESNPEVFEKLGEDVLNSLNESVESFEDFDLVIDASGIHSKANPIGPSQSFALNEEKLAAETKTFYGRECLENYKDATASSKHIVIVGDGHLAALLLCELDMWLEEDRERMVSLVTTQGQPFRDFLAEQENSTLALMTYENIQKYFEKLQIARRKFEEDLFKWRDLEPHIKAKTPAPQEPKSQLNLITASNVTSIDRLLDREGIFVTCETTGFRSGAIESEEQISTFACDSIFVCTGHKGGSSLATGLQGVAGASAEDYSHKEPGFYTLNGCLGGKNSLANGIKKISLIEREIMNFFSRA encoded by the coding sequence ATGAAAATAGCTATTTTAGGCAGTGGTCCGCTCGGACTAGAAGCCGCTCTTCATTTTGATCAATTAGGTGCTCATGTGAGTTTATTTTCGCGTGGAGAATTGGGCGGAATGGCCAAGAGAGTAAATGCATTTGCCAGTGAGAGTTCTTTGGAAGAGTGTTGGGGGGAAATTACTTCAAAGCACGGAAGAGAGTCTCTAGGACTGAATATAGAGCTTTCTGATATTCCAAGTAACGAAGAGTATTTTGAAAAGTACTTTAGGCCTCTTGTGGAAAAGGGCAGTCAATCGATTATTGTTAAGCCAGGAAATGTTGAAAGAGTTCATAAGAGATTTCTTTCATTAAATGAAGAGGTCCCTGGAAAATCTAGGTTACATGATCTCTTTAGGGTTGTTTATTCTACAGACCCTGAGCACAGTATACTTAATCAAGTAGAATCTAATCCAGAGGTTTTTGAAAAACTTGGAGAGGATGTTTTGAATTCTCTCAATGAGTCAGTCGAGTCTTTTGAAGATTTTGATTTAGTTATTGATGCTAGTGGAATTCACTCTAAAGCAAATCCAATTGGTCCTTCTCAGTCATTTGCGCTGAATGAGGAGAAATTAGCCGCGGAAACAAAGACTTTCTATGGAAGAGAGTGTTTAGAAAATTATAAAGATGCCACTGCAAGCTCTAAGCATATTGTTATTGTAGGGGACGGTCATCTAGCAGCTCTACTTCTTTGTGAGTTGGATATGTGGCTAGAAGAAGATCGTGAGCGAATGGTCTCTCTTGTCACAACTCAAGGACAGCCTTTTAGAGACTTCTTGGCAGAGCAAGAGAATAGTACTCTCGCACTGATGACTTATGAAAATATTCAAAAGTATTTTGAAAAGCTACAGATTGCGAGAAGAAAATTTGAAGAGGATCTCTTTAAGTGGAGAGATCTTGAGCCACATATAAAAGCAAAGACTCCAGCTCCACAAGAGCCTAAGAGTCAGTTAAATTTAATTACCGCCAGCAATGTGACTTCTATAGATCGCCTTCTTGATAGAGAGGGGATTTTTGTGACTTGTGAAACGACAGGCTTTAGAAGCGGGGCCATAGAAAGTGAAGAGCAAATCTCCACCTTTGCTTGCGATAGTATTTTTGTATGTACTGGGCATAAGGGAGGAAGCTCTCTGGCAACGGGGTTGCAAGGAGTAGCGGGAGCATCGGCTGAGGACTATTCTCATAAAGAGCCTGGGTTCTACACTCTAAATGGTTGTCTTGGTGGAAAGAACTCTCTTGCAAATGGGATTAAGAAAATCTCATTAATTGAAAGAGAGATTATGAACTTTTTTAGTAGAGCATAA
- a CDS encoding coiled-coil domain-containing protein: MKKPVAKTLIALSMFSATFGAVKVYQTINYSNSRTIASLENPIIAEYASAKFIKEQKVRMEEVTLEMKNANGDMIKVTKRLVEIETKLAAQMEKGVAYSNIAEISKLKNELAKAKSDKVAVEKKMEGLKVKHKESIDSLTKINNKLAKEFLSSEEAKKELAKKISQLEASGKASAEELAKLRSNLEEKNKKSNDLNIALNELKAQVDAKNIALAQAVSANDDLNKSVEELNSSIAKLNESISEKDERIIELDTSLVSLQQDHSDLKSAKEELDQRIAEITLVSEMQEEQIQMKEEEISQKNEEITKRDESILEKDNTISCQQQEIKVNTDKITELQALINDSTKAIKESKDAIKTLKEEKEERVAKIEKLEKENKAFQKEKKEFDYVVQMMMANFMRIPQMFSSFMNQSQMGFTPNYLTNPLTGYGQQIPQMNNGFGGTGMKMYDPYAAPQYITNNYYQQTQPYGGFNNDFSIREMFQPESSRNPSGYYSF; this comes from the coding sequence ATGAAAAAGCCAGTAGCAAAAACACTCATTGCCTTAAGTATGTTTAGTGCAACTTTTGGAGCAGTAAAAGTATACCAAACTATTAACTACTCTAACTCTAGAACAATTGCTTCTTTAGAGAATCCAATCATTGCAGAGTATGCATCTGCAAAGTTTATTAAAGAGCAAAAAGTTAGAATGGAAGAAGTTACTTTAGAAATGAAAAACGCCAATGGTGACATGATTAAAGTAACAAAGAGACTAGTTGAAATAGAAACTAAGTTAGCGGCCCAAATGGAAAAGGGTGTAGCCTATTCAAATATTGCTGAGATTTCTAAATTAAAAAATGAATTAGCAAAAGCTAAGAGCGATAAAGTTGCCGTTGAAAAGAAAATGGAAGGATTAAAAGTTAAGCATAAAGAATCTATTGATAGCTTAACTAAAATAAATAACAAGCTGGCTAAAGAGTTCTTAAGCTCAGAAGAGGCAAAGAAAGAGTTAGCGAAGAAGATCTCGCAACTTGAAGCTTCAGGTAAAGCCAGTGCAGAAGAATTAGCAAAGCTAAGATCTAATCTTGAAGAAAAGAATAAGAAATCAAATGATTTAAATATTGCTCTTAATGAACTAAAGGCACAAGTAGATGCAAAGAATATCGCTTTGGCCCAAGCCGTTAGTGCAAATGATGATCTTAACAAAAGCGTTGAGGAATTGAACTCATCAATAGCGAAACTAAATGAAAGTATTAGTGAAAAAGATGAGAGAATTATTGAATTAGACACTTCACTTGTTTCTCTACAACAAGACCATAGTGATCTTAAATCGGCTAAAGAAGAGCTAGATCAAAGAATCGCTGAAATTACTCTTGTTTCTGAAATGCAAGAAGAGCAAATCCAAATGAAGGAAGAAGAGATCTCTCAAAAGAATGAAGAAATCACAAAGAGAGATGAGTCTATTCTAGAGAAGGACAATACTATTTCTTGCCAACAGCAAGAGATCAAAGTTAACACAGATAAGATAACTGAACTTCAGGCACTCATTAACGATAGTACTAAAGCGATCAAAGAATCAAAAGATGCTATTAAAACTCTAAAAGAAGAGAAAGAAGAAAGAGTTGCTAAAATTGAAAAACTCGAAAAGGAAAATAAGGCTTTCCAAAAAGAGAAAAAAGAATTTGATTACGTAGTACAAATGATGATGGCAAACTTCATGAGAATTCCACAGATGTTCTCAAGCTTTATGAACCAGAGTCAAATGGGATTTACTCCTAACTACTTAACGAATCCACTTACTGGGTATGGACAACAAATTCCTCAGATGAATAATGGCTTTGGTGGAACAGGAATGAAGATGTACGACCCATATGCGGCACCACAGTACATTACGAATAACTACTACCAACAGACGCAGCCATACGGTGGATTTAATAACGACTTCTCTATCAGAGAAATGTTTCAACCAGAGTCGTCAAGAAACCCAAGTGGATACTATAGCTTCTAA
- a CDS encoding PilZ domain-containing protein has protein sequence MTNKVLDFVEKRKENVELKRRNFERILFQNFLGAYSVIDQSGVIYPIELVDISHEGCLFQIPWDANRDTKFDKDTEISMRMYFTNESYIPVIVNVKYGREYIGRDGMTYMQYGCEFDQSLPSFNAMKSFIEFMYSFAEHSAIDKGDRKVYFR, from the coding sequence ATGACCAATAAAGTATTAGATTTTGTTGAAAAGAGAAAAGAGAATGTAGAGCTTAAGAGAAGAAATTTTGAGAGGATTCTCTTTCAAAACTTTCTAGGTGCATACTCTGTTATTGATCAATCTGGAGTGATCTATCCGATTGAGCTTGTGGATATCTCTCACGAAGGTTGCCTCTTTCAGATTCCTTGGGATGCAAATAGAGATACTAAATTCGATAAAGATACTGAAATCAGTATGAGAATGTACTTCACTAATGAAAGCTATATACCTGTAATTGTTAATGTTAAGTACGGTAGAGAGTATATCGGAAGAGATGGGATGACCTACATGCAATATGGGTGTGAGTTTGATCAATCACTACCGTCATTCAATGCTATGAAGAGCTTCATAGAGTTTATGTACTCATTTGCTGAGCACTCAGCAATTGATAAAGGTGATCGCAAGGTTTACTTCAGGTAA
- a CDS encoding tRNA-uridine aminocarboxypropyltransferase — MNKEQYLANKEKQRKKFEEVQRRKTCLNCRRSENSCLCSEIKSFDTATRFVLLMHPMEAKKEKVGTGRLTKASLKNSQVIMGIDFSHDKEVNELINDPKNICYVMYPGKNAVNISEEKFSYDKEKRLVVFIIDATWPCAKKMMKLSNNLLDLPRVCFTPTKRSRFEIKHQPMEYCLSTIESVHYFLDDLQKQGIENLQGEHEGLLNTLDALVQYQLHCENDPDRQTYRRNAHTPYEKRRKSVKWKTRTLFVD; from the coding sequence ATAAAGAGCAGTATCTAGCTAATAAAGAAAAGCAAAGAAAGAAGTTTGAAGAGGTTCAACGAAGAAAGACTTGTCTTAATTGTAGACGCTCCGAGAACTCTTGTCTGTGTTCTGAAATTAAAAGCTTTGATACTGCTACTCGATTTGTTCTTTTGATGCATCCTATGGAAGCTAAGAAAGAAAAAGTGGGAACAGGTCGTTTAACCAAGGCAAGTCTTAAAAATTCACAAGTGATTATGGGAATAGACTTTAGTCACGATAAAGAAGTGAATGAACTTATAAATGATCCCAAAAATATTTGCTATGTCATGTACCCAGGTAAGAACGCTGTAAATATAAGTGAGGAAAAATTCTCTTACGACAAAGAGAAGAGACTTGTTGTTTTTATCATCGATGCAACTTGGCCATGTGCTAAGAAGATGATGAAGCTCTCTAATAATCTCCTAGATCTTCCTAGAGTGTGCTTCACTCCTACAAAGAGATCTCGCTTTGAGATAAAGCATCAACCAATGGAGTACTGTCTCTCTACGATAGAGTCTGTTCACTACTTCTTAGATGATTTGCAAAAACAGGGAATAGAAAATCTCCAGGGTGAACATGAAGGCTTATTAAATACATTGGATGCTCTTGTTCAATATCAGCTTCACTGTGAAAATGATCCCGATCGACAGACCTATAGACGAAACGCTCACACTCCCTATGAGAAGCGTCGTAAGTCTGTGAAATGGAAAACTCGTACTCTTTTTGTGGATTAG
- the recJ gene encoding single-stranded-DNA-specific exonuclease RecJ, translated as MQTTHTTHHSQNQKPQTTPKFHPVIQRIFDKREMGPKEIAEFLSWDLKSMPSLTSMKDVQKASTRIIQAIENNEKIAIYGDYDVDGTTSCALLYHFFKMIDIEVGLIQPSRFIEGYGIHPPSIDKAHEEGYKVVITVDCGITNNEAATRAKEIGIDLIITDHHKDARDEMPDAFAIVNPNRRDEPKDSELKALAGVTVGFALAVQIREDLIAAGRKIPSLYPLLQFAAIGTICDLAKLNPTNLKIVRHGLKQIPSTEYPGIRAFFSPEERERGFVPSEKLSFNIGPLINSKGRLDHPEKALQLLTIEDDKKAFEYYSHLEICNNERKFIQAEVFNSAKEQVLKNLNGSEHIVSIVYSPEWHEGVIGIVASKLVETFKVPAIVFTNAEEKGVIKASARSAGDLNLFDCLNENADLFLKFGGHKAAAGLSMPVENLSQFKENMLSTIAKLPAIQRTVQSYYDVEIGPEEINPRLLKELELLEPFGMGNQKPIFKMKGFRLDNYDILKDVHVRWSLSSLNDPSTKLKGISFNYIGKWGIEDPQDLYNAQERNGDELTAYFTLGVNHFRGNQYIQLMIERIEL; from the coding sequence ATGCAAACGACACACACTACACATCATTCACAAAATCAAAAACCACAAACAACCCCAAAGTTTCATCCAGTGATTCAAAGAATCTTTGATAAGAGAGAAATGGGCCCAAAGGAAATTGCAGAGTTTCTCTCTTGGGATCTTAAATCCATGCCCTCTCTCACTTCTATGAAAGATGTCCAAAAAGCATCGACAAGAATTATTCAAGCGATTGAGAATAATGAGAAGATAGCAATTTATGGAGATTACGACGTAGATGGAACAACTTCATGTGCCCTTCTTTATCACTTCTTTAAAATGATTGATATTGAGGTTGGTCTCATTCAACCGAGTCGATTTATCGAGGGCTATGGAATACATCCACCTTCAATCGATAAAGCTCATGAAGAAGGATATAAAGTCGTCATTACTGTTGACTGCGGTATTACAAATAACGAAGCAGCAACAAGAGCGAAAGAGATTGGTATTGACCTCATTATTACGGATCACCACAAAGATGCTAGAGATGAGATGCCGGATGCCTTTGCTATCGTGAACCCAAATAGAAGAGACGAGCCTAAAGACTCTGAACTAAAAGCTCTTGCAGGAGTTACTGTAGGTTTTGCTCTTGCTGTTCAAATACGAGAGGATTTAATTGCAGCGGGTAGAAAGATTCCATCCCTCTATCCCCTTCTCCAATTTGCGGCCATTGGAACAATTTGTGACCTGGCAAAACTAAACCCTACAAATTTAAAGATTGTAAGACATGGTCTAAAACAAATTCCATCTACAGAATATCCAGGAATACGTGCATTCTTCTCTCCTGAAGAAAGAGAGAGAGGATTTGTTCCGTCAGAAAAGCTATCATTTAATATTGGGCCACTTATTAATTCAAAGGGACGACTAGATCATCCCGAGAAGGCCCTCCAATTACTTACAATTGAAGATGATAAGAAAGCTTTTGAGTACTACTCTCATTTAGAGATTTGTAATAATGAAAGAAAGTTTATTCAAGCCGAGGTTTTCAATTCCGCTAAAGAACAAGTTCTAAAAAACCTCAATGGAAGTGAGCATATTGTCTCAATCGTCTATTCTCCAGAGTGGCATGAGGGAGTTATCGGAATTGTTGCATCTAAATTAGTAGAGACTTTTAAAGTGCCGGCGATAGTATTTACCAATGCCGAAGAGAAGGGTGTGATAAAGGCCTCTGCAAGAAGTGCGGGAGACCTTAATCTCTTTGATTGTCTCAATGAAAATGCAGACCTCTTTTTAAAGTTTGGTGGTCATAAGGCTGCCGCAGGGCTTTCAATGCCTGTCGAAAACCTTTCTCAATTTAAAGAGAATATGCTCTCAACGATTGCGAAGCTTCCTGCAATCCAAAGAACTGTACAGAGCTATTATGATGTAGAGATTGGTCCTGAAGAAATTAATCCTAGACTCCTTAAAGAGCTAGAGCTTCTTGAACCATTTGGAATGGGAAATCAAAAACCAATTTTTAAAATGAAGGGATTTAGACTAGATAATTATGACATCTTAAAAGACGTCCATGTTAGATGGTCGCTAAGTTCTTTAAATGATCCTAGCACAAAACTCAAAGGAATTAGCTTTAACTACATTGGGAAATGGGGAATTGAAGACCCTCAAGATCTCTACAACGCTCAAGAGAGAAATGGTGATGAGCTAACTGCTTACTTCACTCTTGGGGTTAATCATTTTAGAGGTAATCAATATATTCAACTCATGATTGAGAGAATCGAGTTATAA
- a CDS encoding FAD-binding oxidoreductase, with product MKLNKLTPRELSQLQAHIRGKTPSFYFSSQTSTVIPYDRIEEVLQEQGVEEFSLVNLSELPKSMHLDEENRLHVIGPVCWKEAKAFCHSKGRDIKTSPTEELASILAGFATSATGERCFGFGTLRDQVRELEYINHLGEISRLSAESLLAANDDLLKYQESYDKFKAFKNAPFPRLEKETDLLIGTEGQLGVITSALLETTPLEARSYIFIKLPRWEEDYQSHLEVFERVQSFRDRIYSCELLDSNSMDVLPPDERVVDEGDIIFLEVKSAAFENVYEDLISKFTTICEEDIFEVPAAKCAELRMNVPRYTFERNSRMGVVKKGTDIQVEAKDFKNLLDLYRKFSGLGIDYNLFGHFGDGHLHFNFLPDKSLVDTCQQKLEELYDQMSELRASPFAEHGIGIIKQKFIKKFLNKTHYRMFKVLKEEHDPENIFFPNGFLSLRE from the coding sequence ATGAAACTAAATAAATTAACCCCTAGAGAACTATCTCAGCTTCAAGCTCATATACGAGGTAAAACTCCATCATTCTATTTTAGCTCTCAAACTTCGACGGTTATTCCCTATGACAGGATTGAAGAGGTATTACAGGAGCAAGGGGTAGAAGAGTTTTCGCTAGTAAATCTCTCGGAGCTTCCTAAATCCATGCATCTAGATGAAGAAAATAGATTGCATGTTATAGGGCCAGTCTGCTGGAAAGAGGCTAAGGCCTTTTGCCACTCTAAGGGGAGAGATATTAAAACATCTCCCACAGAGGAGCTCGCTTCTATCTTAGCGGGGTTTGCAACTTCAGCCACAGGAGAGCGCTGTTTTGGCTTTGGGACACTCAGGGATCAGGTAAGAGAGCTAGAGTATATTAATCATTTAGGGGAGATTTCTAGGTTAAGTGCAGAGTCACTTCTTGCTGCTAATGATGATCTTCTAAAGTATCAAGAAAGCTATGATAAATTTAAGGCCTTTAAAAATGCTCCCTTTCCTAGGTTGGAAAAAGAAACAGATCTCTTAATTGGAACAGAGGGGCAATTGGGGGTTATCACCTCAGCTCTTCTTGAGACCACTCCTCTAGAGGCGAGATCCTATATTTTTATTAAACTTCCGAGGTGGGAAGAGGACTATCAAAGTCATCTTGAAGTCTTTGAGAGAGTTCAAAGTTTTAGAGATCGAATCTATTCTTGTGAATTACTCGATTCAAACTCAATGGATGTTCTACCTCCTGATGAGAGAGTTGTGGATGAGGGAGATATCATTTTCTTAGAGGTTAAAAGCGCCGCTTTTGAAAATGTCTACGAGGACTTAATCAGTAAGTTCACTACTATTTGTGAAGAAGATATCTTTGAAGTTCCAGCGGCTAAGTGCGCAGAGCTGAGAATGAATGTTCCAAGATACACATTTGAGAGAAACTCTCGCATGGGTGTTGTGAAAAAGGGGACAGATATTCAGGTCGAAGCTAAGGACTTTAAAAATCTATTAGATCTTTATAGAAAATTTTCAGGGCTAGGGATAGATTATAATTTATTTGGTCACTTTGGTGATGGGCATTTACATTTCAACTTCCTGCCTGATAAGTCATTAGTAGATACTTGCCAGCAAAAATTAGAGGAACTCTATGACCAAATGAGTGAGTTGAGAGCTTCACCATTTGCTGAGCATGGAATAGGAATTATTAAACAAAAATTTATAAAGAAATTTTTAAATAAAACACATTATAGAATGTTTAAAGTTTTGAAAGAAGAGCATGACCCAGAGAATATTTTCTTTCCAAATGGTTTTTTAAGCTTAAGGGAGTAG
- a CDS encoding peptidylprolyl isomerase → MFGFGSVKKSDHKEDLERVNIHFQTNMGEFEAELYAKECPETVWNFVNLIEGRQETKKEGPYYDGLIFHRVISGFMIQGGCPDGNGMGGPGYKFEDECRADLKHDSEGIFSMANAGPGTNGSQFFITLVPTPHLNGRHTVFGKITSGMDVVHKIGNTATGAMDRPVEDVVMEKVTVKR, encoded by the coding sequence ATGTTCGGTTTTGGTAGCGTAAAAAAATCAGATCACAAAGAAGACCTAGAAAGAGTGAATATTCACTTTCAAACGAATATGGGTGAGTTTGAAGCTGAGCTCTATGCTAAAGAGTGCCCAGAGACAGTGTGGAACTTTGTTAACCTAATTGAGGGAAGACAAGAGACTAAGAAAGAAGGTCCTTATTATGATGGACTAATTTTTCATAGAGTTATTTCAGGTTTCATGATCCAAGGTGGTTGTCCAGATGGTAACGGAATGGGTGGACCAGGATATAAGTTTGAAGATGAGTGTAGAGCAGACCTAAAGCATGACAGTGAAGGTATTTTCTCAATGGCCAACGCTGGTCCAGGGACAAACGGTTCTCAATTCTTTATTACACTTGTTCCAACTCCACACCTTAACGGTAGACATACTGTTTTTGGAAAGATTACTAGCGGAATGGACGTTGTTCATAAAATTGGTAATACAGCAACAGGTGCTATGGATAGACCAGTAGAAGATGTTGTAATGGAAAAAGTAACAGTTAAAAGATAG